One window of Phaenicophaeus curvirostris isolate KB17595 chromosome 22, BPBGC_Pcur_1.0, whole genome shotgun sequence genomic DNA carries:
- the ECE1 gene encoding endothelin-converting enzyme 1, whose protein sequence is MPTYKRATLDDEDPLDSISEGDGYPNGFQVNFHGSRSSLGCWAERTRPEKQLVVLVGVLAAVLVACLLGLIFQYRARSPAVCLSEACISVTSSILSSLDRAVNPCEDFFSYACGGWIKANPLPDGHSRWGTFNNLWEHNQAIMKHLLENTTANVSSEAERKAQRYYQACMNESKIEELRAAPLIELIQKLGGWNITGPWAGDNFNVTLREVTAHYRTSPFFSVYVSADSKNSNSNVIQVDQSGLGLPSRDYYLNKTENEKVLTGYLNYMVQLGMFLGGTDEESTRQQMQQILDFETALANITIPQEKHRDEEVIYHKMTAGELKELAPAVDWMPFLSTVFYPVELNESEPVVVYAKEYLEQVSDLILATDKCLLNNYMIWNLVRKTSPFLDQRFQDAEEKFMEVMYGTKKTCLPRWKSCISDTDNNLGFALGAMFVKATFAEDSKQVAEEMIAEIKTAFEESLETLQWMDEETRKSAKEKADAIYNMIGYPKFIMDPKELDKVFNDYEPVSDLYFENVMQFYNFSARVTADQLRKPPNRDQWSMTPPTVNAYYSPTKNEIVFPAGILQAPFYTRASPKSLNFGGIGVVVGHELTHAFDDQGREYDKDGNLRPWWKNSSVEAFKRQTACMVEQYGNYTVNGEAVNGKHTLGENIADNGGLKAAYRAYQNWLKKNGDEETLPTLGLTNHQLFFVGFAQVWCSVRTPESSHEGLITDPHSPSRFRVIGTVSNSWEFAKHFDCPLGSPMNPPKKCEVW, encoded by the exons ATGCCGACCTACAAGCGAGCGACGCTGGATGACGAAGACCCCCTGGATTCCATCAGCGAAGGCGATGGCTACCCCAACGGCTTCCAG GTGAATTTCCATGGCTCgaggagcagcctgggctgctgggCTGAGCGGACGCGCCCCGAGAAGcagctggtggtgctggtgggagTGCTGGCGGCCGTGCTGGTAGCTTGTCTGTTGGGTCTCATCTTCCAGTACAGAGCTC GGTCACCCGCTGTGTGCCTGTCGGAAGCCTGCATCTCGGtcaccagctccatcctcagCTCGCTGGACCGGGCGGTGAATCCCTGCGAGGACTTTTTCAGCTATGCCTGCGGTGGCTGGATCAAGGCCAACCCTCTCCCCGATGGCCACTCGCGCTGGGGCACCTTCAACAACCTCTGGGAGCACAACCAGGCCATCATGAAGCATCTGCTGG AAAACACCACAGCCAACGTGTCGAGTGAGGCAGAACGCAAGGCCCAGCGTTATTACCAAGCCTGCATGAACGAGAGCAAGATCGAGGAGCTGCGTGCCGCCCCGCTCATAGAGCTCATCCAAAAG CTGGGTGGCTGGAATATCACAGGTCCCTGGGCTGGTGACAACTTCAATGTGACGCTGCGGGAGGTGACGGCGCATTACCGCACCTCGCCCTTCTTCTCAGTCTACGTCAGCGCCGACTCCAAAAACTCCAACAGCAACGTCATCCAGGTGGATCAGTCGGGGTTAGGCTTGCCGTCGCGGGATTACTACCTGAACAAGACGGAGAATGAGAAG GTGCTCACTGGGTACCTGAACTACATGGTGCAGCTGGGGATGTTCCTGGGAGGCACCGATGAGGAGTCGACACGGCAGCAGATGCAGCAGATCTTGGACTTTGAGACAGCGTTGGCCAACATCACCATCCCCCAAGAGAAGCACCGGGACGAGGAGGTCATCTATCATAAGATGACGGCTGGAGAGCTGAAG GAGCTGGCGCCGGCCGTGGACTGGATGCCCTTCCTCTCCACGGTTTTCTACCCTGTGGAGCTCAACGAGTCGGAGCCCGTTGTGGTCTATGCCAAGGAGTACCTGGAGCAGGTTTCCGACCTCATCCTGGCCACTGATAAATG TCTCCTCAACAACTACATGATCTGGAACCTGGTGCGGAAAACCAGCCCCTTCCTGGACCAGCGCTTCCAGGATGCTGAGGAAAAGTTCATGGAAGTGATGTATGGGACCAAAAAG ACCTGCCTTCCGCGCTGGAAATCTTGCATCAGCGACACGGACAACAATCTGGGCTTTGCTCTGGGGGCCATGTTCGTCAAGGCCACCTTTGCCGAGGACAGCAAGCAGGTG GCGGAGGAAATGATTGCAGAGATCAAAACGGCCTTTGAGGAAAGCCTGGAGACCCTGCAGTGGATGGACGAAGAGACAAGGAAGTCTGCCAAGGAGAAG GCAGATGCCATCTACAACATGATCGGCTACCCCAAGTTCATCATGGATCCCAAGGAGCTGGATAAAGTCTTTAATGAT TACGAGCCCGTGTCTGACCTCTACTTTGAGAACGTCATGCAGTTCTACAACTTCTCGGCCAGGGTCACTGCTGACCAGCTCCGGAAACCACCAAACCGGGACCA GTGGAGCATGACTCCTCCGACAGTCAACGCGTACTACTCTCCCACCAAGAACGAGATCGTCTTCCCTGCTGGCATTCTCCAGGCCCCTTTTTACACCCGCGCGTCTCCCAA GTCTCTGAATTTTGGTGGGATTGGTGTGGTGGTTGGCCATGAGTTGACGCACGCCTTCGATGACCAAG GCCGGGAATATGACAAGGATGGCAACCTGCGTCCCTGGTGGAAGAACTCCTCGGTAGAAGCCTTCAAGCGGCAGACAGCCTGCATGGTGGAACAGTACGGCAACTACACCGTCAACGGCGAGGCCGTCAACGGCAAACACACCCTCGGGGAGAACATAGCTGACAACGGGGGCCTCAAGGCCGCCTACCGG GCATATCAAAACTGGCTGAAAAAGAATGGGGATGAGGAAACCCTGCCAACCCTCGGCCTCACCAACCACCAGCTCTTCTTTGTTGGCTTTGCCCAG GTGTGGTGTTCGGTTCGCACGCCGGAGAGCTCGCACGAGGGACTCATCACagacccccacagcccctcacgTTTCCGTGTCATCGGCACCGTCTCCAACTCCTGGGAGTTTGCAAAGCATTTTGACTGCCCTCTCGGCTCCCCCATGAACCCCCCCAAGAAATGCGAAGTCTGGTGA